One genomic window of Evansella cellulosilytica DSM 2522 includes the following:
- the wecB gene encoding non-hydrolyzing UDP-N-acetylglucosamine 2-epimerase — protein sequence MSRKVMVVFGTRPEAIKMCPLVKELKTREKLDTVVCVTGQHREMLDQVLDAFNVVPDYNLSIMKEKQTLFDVTVKILEKMKSVLEEVRPDVVLVHGDTSTTFVTALACFYLQIPVGHVEAGLRTYNIYSPYPEEFNRQAVGIVAKYNFAPTDMSKENLIKEGKDASTIYVTGNTAIDALNTTVKEGYSHAQLDWVGDSRLIMITAHRRENLGEPMKNMFRAIKRIVDEQPDIKAIYPIHMNPVVREAANEILGECDRIRIIEPLEVLDFHNFLSRSHLILTDSGGIQEEAPSLGKPVLVMRDTTERPEGIAAGTLKLVGTDGGVIYQSFKMLLEDKKEYEKMSHASNPYGDGFASKRIADVLER from the coding sequence ATGAGTAGAAAAGTAATGGTAGTCTTCGGAACGCGACCAGAAGCAATTAAAATGTGTCCCTTAGTTAAAGAGCTTAAAACACGAGAGAAATTAGATACCGTTGTTTGTGTAACAGGACAGCATAGAGAAATGTTAGATCAAGTTTTAGATGCGTTTAATGTTGTACCAGACTATAACCTTTCAATTATGAAAGAAAAACAGACTTTATTTGATGTAACAGTCAAGATACTTGAAAAAATGAAATCAGTTTTGGAAGAAGTACGACCTGATGTAGTGTTAGTTCATGGTGATACTTCTACAACATTTGTAACAGCATTAGCATGCTTCTATTTACAAATACCTGTTGGGCATGTTGAGGCTGGACTTAGAACGTATAATATTTATTCTCCATATCCTGAAGAGTTTAACAGACAGGCTGTTGGGATAGTAGCTAAGTACAACTTTGCACCTACAGATATGTCAAAAGAAAACTTAATAAAAGAAGGAAAAGATGCTTCTACCATTTATGTAACTGGTAATACAGCTATTGATGCATTAAACACTACGGTTAAAGAAGGTTATTCTCATGCACAGTTAGATTGGGTAGGCGATAGCAGACTTATTATGATAACGGCACACAGAAGAGAAAATCTAGGTGAGCCAATGAAAAATATGTTTAGAGCAATCAAGAGAATAGTTGATGAGCAACCAGATATTAAGGCCATATATCCAATTCATATGAATCCGGTAGTAAGAGAAGCTGCAAATGAAATTTTAGGGGAATGTGATAGAATTAGAATTATTGAGCCTCTAGAAGTACTGGATTTTCATAACTTTCTTTCAAGGTCACATTTAATACTGACAGATAGCGGTGGAATTCAAGAAGAAGCGCCAAGCCTAGGTAAGCCGGTTTTAGTTATGCGTGACACGACAGAGCGCCCTGAAGGTATAGCGGCTGGGACGCTAAAGTTGGTTGGCACTGATGGAGGTGTCATTTACCAATCTTTTAAGATGTTACTCGAAGATAAAAAAGAGTATGAAAAAATGAGTCACGCAAGTAATCCATACGGTGATGGTTTTGCTAGTAAGCGGATAGCTGATGTGTTGGAAAGATAG
- a CDS encoding glycosyltransferase family 4 protein: MKILYITQFFSPERVAAAFRAYDNAKVWVEAKEEVVVLTSYPNFPTGKIFDGYKVSLIESEKINNINVIRNKVSIRPNTNIINRLISYLSFPFYTIFNLVFNSKKIGKGFDVILVTSGPIFTPIIGYLYSIMTKKPYVIELRDITYKQILATGGSRNKIGYKIIKFLELFLCKKAKKVITVTEGFKKELISAGIVDNKIEVIPNGMVISNSVDISIEKKEKNTVVIGYFGTLGISQDLQNIIDVLTSLNIGSLDVEFLIIGDGAEKQKLRKFLQEKQLMNVTLLGSMDVEKLERYYQKVDLCLVSLRNNEFFQNTIPSKIFHIMARKKSILFLGPEGETSNIIRKANAGITITKDSKEACIKYLSNEIVNLYNDGNFEEALRDFGESGFNYLKENYDREKLAKDYLRVLKSLN, translated from the coding sequence ATGAAAATACTTTATATCACTCAGTTCTTTTCTCCGGAAAGGGTAGCAGCAGCTTTTAGAGCGTATGATAATGCAAAGGTTTGGGTTGAAGCTAAGGAAGAGGTTGTAGTTTTAACCTCATACCCAAATTTTCCCACAGGGAAAATCTTTGATGGTTATAAGGTTAGTTTAATTGAAAGTGAAAAAATAAATAATATAAATGTAATCAGAAATAAAGTTAGTATAAGACCTAATACTAATATAATTAACCGGCTTATTTCTTATTTGAGTTTTCCTTTCTATACAATCTTTAATTTAGTTTTTAATAGCAAAAAAATAGGTAAGGGGTTTGATGTTATATTAGTTACATCAGGCCCTATTTTTACTCCAATTATAGGGTACTTGTATTCTATTATGACTAAAAAGCCGTATGTAATTGAGTTAAGGGATATTACCTATAAGCAAATTTTGGCTACTGGTGGAAGTAGAAATAAAATTGGATACAAAATTATTAAATTTTTGGAACTGTTTCTTTGTAAAAAGGCCAAAAAAGTAATAACTGTAACCGAGGGGTTCAAAAAAGAGCTTATAAGCGCTGGCATTGTGGATAATAAAATAGAAGTTATTCCAAATGGAATGGTCATAAGTAATTCTGTAGATATATCTATTGAAAAAAAAGAAAAAAATACAGTTGTTATTGGGTATTTTGGTACTCTTGGAATTTCCCAAGATCTACAAAATATAATTGATGTTTTAACCTCGTTAAATATAGGTAGCCTTGATGTTGAATTTTTGATAATTGGTGATGGTGCTGAAAAGCAAAAACTAAGAAAATTCTTACAGGAAAAGCAGTTAATGAATGTTACACTCTTGGGCAGTATGGATGTTGAAAAATTGGAGCGATACTATCAAAAGGTTGACTTATGTCTGGTTTCTTTAAGAAATAATGAGTTTTTCCAAAATACCATTCCATCAAAAATATTCCATATTATGGCTAGAAAGAAATCTATACTTTTTTTGGGACCTGAAGGAGAAACTAGTAACATAATAAGAAAGGCAAATGCTGGTATAACAATTACAAAGGACTCAAAAGAAGCTTGTATAAAATACCTTTCTAACGAAATTGTTAATTTGTACAATGACGGTAATTTTGAAGAGGCATTGAGGGATTTTGGTGAAAGTGGATTTAATTATTTAAAGGAAAATTATGATAGAGAGAAATTGGCAAAAGATTATTTGAGGGTATTAAAATCTCTCAATTGA
- a CDS encoding alginate lyase family protein, with translation MKKIRYMYNTLKHMNFAHFYNRIKYEVFKRIRKRIKQINKKTYTIQFKSYHSDYNICSNENDILKANNIVKNKFCFLNIYEHQFVNNVDWKSNPFNYRLWNFNLNYFDYLQDLITAYTTKKDVMYLEKGLSLIDDWITQNIDVYDPNLWDPYVVSKRLINWILYFDFISKYTDFEINEKYLRSLHTKLQYLKENPEYYLRANHLIMDGKGLVIGGVFLEDKEAVSKGLFILRTEYEEQVMRDDFHYERTTSYHVEVLEHYVTVYLVLLRNEYIDEANEIKGKLNGMFVSLYNIIMPNGEIPLLNDSTLDYPIKANDLLESAAILFNDPKYIKYSGSTISIYNYKLFGEQGLKVFNGLKPYLGFNETNVILKDSGYYIIKDRIKEGDLYLLFDCGDCGPDYNLAHAHADSLNVILTIGNKKFLEDSGTYTYQISSERDYYRSTAAHNTVTIDEKSSSQVWKAFRVAKRAKSKMLTYSDNETFTIISAEHDGYTKVLDKDKIIHNRTVIYFKKHGFLIIDNLYGKINERHSVSLNYYSGENFKKRKQNSIIFDNSNVELETNYPLITENVNISELFSIKKQAKKVNVSKNIDKNNIFVTKVILSDESLLDYEIVDSELIRIKHGEQLYNYFVNENSMVKG, from the coding sequence ATGAAAAAAATACGATATATGTATAATACTTTAAAGCATATGAATTTTGCCCATTTTTATAACCGAATAAAATATGAGGTTTTTAAAAGAATACGAAAAAGAATAAAACAAATAAATAAAAAAACTTATACTATTCAATTTAAAAGTTACCACTCAGATTATAATATCTGCTCTAATGAGAATGACATATTAAAAGCAAATAATATTGTTAAAAATAAATTTTGCTTTTTAAATATTTATGAACATCAATTTGTAAATAATGTAGACTGGAAATCTAATCCTTTCAACTACAGGTTATGGAATTTCAATCTGAATTATTTTGACTATTTACAGGATCTCATAACTGCATATACTACTAAAAAAGATGTAATGTATCTAGAGAAGGGTCTTTCACTTATTGATGACTGGATCACTCAAAATATAGATGTGTATGATCCAAATTTATGGGATCCTTACGTTGTTTCGAAAAGGCTTATTAACTGGATACTATACTTTGATTTTATAAGTAAATATACGGACTTTGAAATAAATGAGAAATATTTAAGATCGCTCCATACTAAATTACAGTATTTAAAAGAAAATCCTGAATATTACCTAAGGGCAAACCATTTAATTATGGATGGGAAAGGTTTGGTAATAGGCGGGGTATTTTTAGAGGATAAAGAGGCTGTTTCAAAGGGACTATTTATTTTAAGAACTGAATACGAAGAACAAGTAATGAGGGATGATTTTCATTACGAAAGAACAACATCTTATCATGTTGAGGTACTTGAACATTACGTAACAGTCTATCTTGTGTTACTAAGGAATGAATATATTGACGAGGCAAATGAAATTAAAGGTAAACTTAATGGAATGTTTGTGAGTCTATACAATATTATTATGCCAAATGGGGAAATTCCGTTATTAAATGATTCAACACTGGATTACCCGATAAAGGCAAATGATTTATTAGAGAGTGCAGCCATATTGTTCAATGATCCAAAATATATAAAGTATAGTGGAAGCACTATAAGTATTTATAATTACAAGCTATTTGGAGAACAGGGGTTAAAAGTATTTAACGGACTAAAGCCTTATCTTGGTTTTAATGAAACAAATGTAATCTTAAAAGATAGTGGATACTACATTATAAAAGATCGCATAAAGGAAGGAGATTTATACCTTTTATTCGATTGTGGAGATTGTGGACCTGATTATAATTTAGCGCATGCACATGCGGATTCATTAAATGTTATTTTGACTATTGGTAATAAAAAATTTCTAGAAGATTCCGGGACATACACTTATCAAATTTCTAGTGAAAGAGATTATTATAGGTCAACAGCTGCTCATAATACTGTTACTATTGATGAAAAATCTAGTTCACAAGTATGGAAAGCATTTAGGGTGGCTAAAAGAGCTAAATCTAAAATGTTAACATACTCTGACAATGAAACGTTTACCATAATAAGTGCTGAGCATGATGGTTATACAAAAGTATTAGATAAGGATAAGATTATACACAATAGAACTGTAATCTACTTTAAAAAACACGGTTTTTTAATAATTGATAATCTTTATGGGAAAATAAATGAACGACATAGTGTATCTTTAAATTACTATAGCGGTGAAAACTTCAAGAAACGTAAACAAAATTCAATTATTTTTGACAACTCAAATGTAGAGCTTGAAACAAATTATCCACTTATCACAGAGAATGTAAATATATCCGAATTGTTTAGTATAAAAAAGCAAGCTAAAAAGGTTAATGTTAGTAAAAACATTGATAAAAACAACATATTTGTTACGAAAGTAATACTTTCTGATGAAAGTTTATTAGATTATGAAATAGTTGATAGTGAACTTATTAGAATAAAGCATGGTGAACAACTATATAATTATTTTGTGAATGAAAATTCAATGGTAAAAGGATGA
- a CDS encoding CBO0543 family protein has product MKERWILRGLFVFGLILIPIVYRKQPIKDWILVFLIKCFYSWFIDSFVVASKQISYPVRILPHIFKIHVLFDVFLFPLACVMYNQLTYRNNTFLDIVIKVFLFSVPITLIEVWAERKTKLIKFRKNWSAWISFATLTLSFWLVRATMGAIRMWNDRNVHNSVEEV; this is encoded by the coding sequence GTGAAGGAAAGATGGATTTTAAGAGGACTTTTTGTTTTTGGACTTATTCTTATACCTATTGTGTATCGAAAGCAGCCGATTAAAGATTGGATTTTAGTTTTTCTTATTAAATGCTTTTATTCCTGGTTTATTGATTCTTTTGTTGTAGCGTCTAAACAAATATCTTACCCGGTGCGGATATTACCTCATATTTTTAAAATTCATGTGCTTTTTGATGTGTTTTTGTTTCCGCTTGCTTGTGTGATGTATAACCAATTAACTTATAGAAATAATACTTTTCTTGACATTGTTATAAAGGTATTTCTCTTCAGTGTTCCAATTACTTTAATAGAGGTGTGGGCTGAGAGAAAAACAAAATTAATTAAATTCCGAAAAAATTGGAGTGCTTGGATATCATTTGCTACGCTTACCCTTTCGTTCTGGCTAGTAAGAGCAACAATGGGAGCAATTAGAATGTGGAATGATCGTAATGTACACAATTCTGTTGAGGAAGTTTGA